In the genome of Palaemon carinicauda isolate YSFRI2023 chromosome 15, ASM3689809v2, whole genome shotgun sequence, one region contains:
- the LOC137654684 gene encoding uncharacterized protein gives MEEQNKLLKEELRLSKEREERLLIENERLNWENAAMQKELRELKGTVERVEECVEMRMRENEERMEKRMEDMMGQVMGMMKTIMGEGAVGGVSSASGNGLVVKEKVKVGDNGKGSDSDSSNSDGDIEDKGIRHSKDEQKGERKDERKGKSDVKKGKKKYQADSKDDREWVKVVSKKKGKKGMVKDRNLSVEVDSLYSNEEEGNKGVDSDDSSENERDVCKTVFMREVPRCERFNEHSSRDVYDFFKEYERYCQDKYGDSKRVWARELGEYLTGYLLTMYGVIMSVGDVDYESVKMRIIEQVIRMKGSVKYKRKNDFDEARMNAGEAISMYVCRLETLARKKYGDEGINENKELMRKFLATVPENVCEFINLKRKEKMRWTQERLTWDDILEIVEDYELDRCMKESKSVSVRTGMEESVIEFGSYKDAILRGPMRVADNVVDRSVWASNVGIPVRTNEGFRQGNWRNRDRSVSAHRGMSDSRVRNEKCYRCGKEGHKKNECRWALGACFGCGETGHRISDCKKEKVIKCYRCGMTGHVASGCRSNRMNVICGNCGKDGHYARMCKEPRGKCTECGADGHVARVCRKKGISQPGCSGN, from the coding sequence atggaagagcagaacaagttactgaaggaggaattgcggctgagtaaggagcgtgaggagaggttgctaatagagaatgagaggttgaactgggagaatgcggcgatgcagaaggagcttagggagttaaaggggacagtagagagagtggaagaatgtgttgagatgaggatgcgagagaatgaagaacgaatggagaaacgaatggaagatatgatggggcaagtcatggggatgatgaaaactataatgggtgaaggtgcagtcggaggagtgtcctccgcttcgggtaatgggttggtagtgaaagagaaggttaaggtaggtgataatgggaaaggaagtgatagtgatagtagtaatagtgatggtgatattgaagataagggaattaggcatagtaaggatgaacagaaaggggagaggaaagatgaaaggaaaggtaaaagtgatgtgaagaaagggaagaaaaagtatcaggctgatagcaaggacgatcgtgaatgggtgaaagtggtaagtaagaaaaagggtaagaaaggaatggttaaggataggaatttaagtgtggaagtggattcattatattcgaatgaggaagaaggtaacaagggagtagacagtgatgatagcagtgagaatgaacgtgatgtgtgtaagactgtgtttatgagagaggtacctcggtgtgaaaggttcaatgagcatagcagtagggatgtatatgattttttcaaggagtatgagaggtattgtcaggataagtatggtgatagtaaaagagtttgggctagggagttaggagaatatttgactgggtatttgttgacgatgtatggagtgataatgagtgtaggggacgttgattatgaaagtgtgaaaatgagaataattgagcaggtaatacgtatgaaagggagtgttaagtataagcgtaagaatgattttgatgaagcacggatgaatgcaggagaagcgatatcgatgtacgtATGTAggctggaaacgttagctaggaagaagtatggggatgaaggcataaatgagaataaggagttaatgaggaagtttttggcaacagtacctgagaatgtgtgtgaatttattaatttgaaacgcaaagagaaaatgaggtggacgcaagagagattgacatgggatgatatactagagatagttgaggattatgagttagataggtgcatgaaagaaagtaaatctgtgagtgtaagaactggaatggaagaaagtgtaatagaatttggtagttataaggacgcaattttgagaggaccaatgagggtagctgataatgtagtagataggagtgtttgggcgagtaatgtgggaatacctgtaaggacaaatgaaggatttaggcagggtaattggcgcaatagggataggagtgttagtgcgcatcgaggtatgtcagatagtcgtgtccgtaatgaaaagtgttataggtgtggaaaggaaggtcataagaagaatgaatgtagatgggcattaggagcatgtttcgggtgtggagagacagggcatcgtattagcgactgtaagaaagagaaagtgattaagtgttatcggtgtggtatgactgggcacgtagcaagtggatgtaggagtaatcgtatgaatgtgatttgtggtaattgtggtaaggatggtcattatgctagaatgtgcaaggagccgcggggtaagtgtactgaatgtggtgcagatgggcatgtagctagggtatgtaggaagaagggaataagtcagccaggatgttcgggaaactag